In one window of Maribacter sp. BPC-D8 DNA:
- a CDS encoding GNAT family N-acetyltransferase, with the protein MIAPAKISQIPKILIMTDACRIAMEANGIYQWTTDYPSKAAFENDIERNELYVLQNDNEIVGCIVVSLFMDEEYTSVNWLTENVNNHYIHRLAVHPNYQGKGFAQQLMDFAENFARENNAVSVRLDTFSQNKRNQKFYEQRGYTKLGNIFFPNQSEHPFHCYELVL; encoded by the coding sequence ATGATAGCACCGGCAAAGATATCGCAAATACCCAAAATTCTTATCATGACAGATGCTTGTAGAATAGCTATGGAAGCCAATGGCATTTACCAATGGACGACCGATTACCCCTCTAAAGCGGCATTTGAAAATGATATAGAACGCAATGAACTTTATGTGCTTCAAAATGATAACGAAATAGTAGGTTGTATTGTTGTTTCCCTTTTTATGGATGAAGAATACACTTCGGTAAACTGGCTGACTGAAAATGTAAATAACCATTATATTCATCGCCTAGCAGTGCACCCTAACTATCAAGGCAAAGGTTTTGCCCAGCAGTTAATGGACTTCGCCGAAAACTTTGCCAGGGAAAACAATGCCGTATCCGTTAGGTTAGATACCTTTAGCCAGAACAAAAGAAATCAGAAATTTTACGAGCAACGTGGTTATACCAAATTAGGAAATATCTTTTTCCCCAACCAAAGCGAACATCCTTTTCATTGCTACGAACTTGTACTATAG
- a CDS encoding serine hydrolase domain-containing protein: protein MIAQKISSLILFSMLIGSTYAQTNDSISNKLTNELEQIAGDGPIVGFSVAIVNEEGTLYENGFGFADKKANKKYTENTLQNIGSISKTFIGVALLKARELGKLKLDDPINDYLPFKVEHPKFKNAPITIRQLASHTSGIKDPLEYEKKGYILKDAENGDAKVNGNFRSPDEMMLHGDYLKAILSTEGMWYKKKTFSKYPPDGMFNYSNIGAGLAAYVLEQATGESFPEFTQKHIFDPLEMTSTGWSFDTIDFSMHSKLYADADTELAFYKLVNYPDGGLITSAHDLAKYLSEIIKGYAGTGTMLTAESYKELFIPQLTDENHKDRSDSEYNDEYNMGVFMGISSKGQIGHTGGDPSVVTHMFFNEKTKVGKLLLVNTELEKESVQEFIAIWRALIANEDQF, encoded by the coding sequence ATGATAGCACAAAAAATCAGTTCGCTTATTCTTTTTTCTATGCTAATAGGTAGCACCTATGCACAGACCAATGATTCCATTTCTAACAAACTCACCAACGAATTAGAGCAAATAGCTGGCGACGGACCCATAGTTGGTTTCTCTGTAGCCATCGTTAATGAAGAAGGAACGCTGTATGAAAACGGATTCGGATTTGCAGACAAGAAGGCAAATAAGAAATATACAGAAAACACACTTCAGAACATAGGTTCAATTTCTAAGACGTTTATAGGGGTGGCATTATTAAAGGCACGAGAATTAGGGAAACTAAAATTAGATGACCCTATAAATGACTATCTGCCTTTCAAGGTAGAACATCCTAAATTTAAGAATGCACCAATTACTATTCGGCAATTGGCTAGTCATACTTCGGGTATAAAAGACCCATTAGAATATGAGAAAAAAGGTTATATACTCAAAGACGCAGAAAACGGAGATGCTAAAGTAAATGGCAATTTTCGTAGTCCCGATGAGATGATGCTCCATGGCGATTATCTAAAAGCTATTTTGAGTACAGAAGGCATGTGGTATAAAAAGAAAACCTTTTCAAAGTATCCACCAGACGGTATGTTCAACTATTCTAATATTGGCGCAGGTTTGGCAGCGTATGTATTAGAACAGGCAACGGGAGAATCGTTCCCAGAGTTTACTCAAAAACATATTTTTGACCCTTTAGAAATGACAAGTACCGGATGGTCTTTTGATACCATAGACTTCTCAATGCATTCCAAGTTATATGCCGATGCAGATACTGAACTGGCATTTTACAAGCTAGTGAATTACCCAGATGGCGGACTCATTACCTCTGCTCACGATTTGGCAAAATACCTATCTGAGATTATAAAAGGCTATGCAGGTACTGGCACAATGTTAACGGCAGAAAGCTATAAAGAGTTATTTATACCCCAGTTGACCGATGAGAACCATAAAGACCGAAGTGATAGTGAATATAATGACGAATACAATATGGGTGTGTTTATGGGCATATCTTCAAAAGGGCAAATTGGGCATACAGGCGGAGACCCAAGTGTAGTCACCCACATGTTCTTTAATGAAAAGACCAAGGTCGGAAAACTGTTATTGGTCAACACAGAATTAGAAAAAGAAAGTGTACAAGAATTTATTGCCATTTGGAGAGCTTTAATTGCCAACGAAGATCAGTTTTAG
- a CDS encoding PhzF family phenazine biosynthesis protein, translated as MMDDTKTVTVQILNAFTENNKGGNPAGVVLHADALSHENKLEIAQKVGLSETAFISESKTADYKLDFYTPTKQIAHCGHATIAAFSYLKQLGLLKSNASSKETVDGIRKIEIQGDLAFMEQLAPTYVYPTERENDILVSLGLTKEDLLPNAPMQVVNTGNSFLLIPVKDVKTLEDITPDFDAIESISEAYDLIGYYVFTTNAPAEIDATTRMFAPRYGILEEAGTGMAAGPLVSYLYDVLQLKKTAFKIQQGKYMSPPSSSAIEVQLQVENEKITGLMAGGKGVVASQIEVVLTK; from the coding sequence ATGATGGACGATACAAAAACAGTAACCGTACAAATACTAAATGCCTTCACCGAGAATAATAAAGGCGGCAACCCGGCAGGTGTAGTACTGCATGCAGATGCCTTATCGCACGAAAACAAATTAGAGATAGCCCAGAAAGTCGGACTCTCAGAAACTGCATTTATATCAGAATCTAAGACGGCAGATTATAAATTAGATTTCTATACACCCACCAAGCAAATAGCACATTGTGGGCACGCCACTATTGCCGCATTCTCCTATTTAAAACAATTGGGCTTGCTAAAGAGTAATGCCTCTTCTAAAGAGACCGTTGACGGAATTAGAAAAATAGAAATACAGGGCGATTTAGCTTTTATGGAGCAATTGGCACCAACATATGTATACCCAACAGAAAGAGAAAACGATATTTTAGTTTCCTTAGGATTAACAAAAGAAGACCTACTACCAAACGCTCCAATGCAAGTAGTCAATACGGGGAATTCCTTTTTATTGATTCCTGTGAAAGATGTAAAGACGTTAGAAGATATTACGCCAGATTTTGATGCCATAGAAAGCATCAGTGAAGCATATGATTTAATAGGATATTACGTATTCACCACCAATGCACCAGCAGAAATAGATGCAACAACAAGAATGTTTGCACCACGCTACGGTATTTTAGAAGAAGCAGGTACAGGCATGGCTGCAGGTCCGCTAGTAAGTTACTTGTATGATGTATTACAGCTAAAGAAAACCGCATTTAAAATTCAGCAAGGCAAATACATGAGCCCGCCATCATCAAGTGCGATTGAAGTACAGTTGCAAGTGGAGAATGAAAAAATTACCGGACTAATGGCTGGTGGAAAAGGGGTAGTGGCAAGTCAGATTGAAGTTGTTTTAACTAAATAG
- a CDS encoding sigma-70 family RNA polymerase sigma factor: MKNEINTIWLDLNEELYHFILGKIKDEHQAKDIHQEVFLKIQTKIHQLQHTSKLTSWVYQITRNTIIDHFRKQQSPTVDVLDIDMPEEEANDFNYSKLTNCINQKIGELSAQHKEAIVLTTFQEYSQKELAKHLNISYSGTKSRVQKAREILKIQLLSCPNVAVDGTGKLLDFKNNED, encoded by the coding sequence ATGAAAAATGAAATCAATACCATTTGGCTAGACCTCAATGAAGAATTGTATCATTTCATTTTGGGTAAAATTAAAGATGAGCACCAGGCAAAAGATATTCATCAAGAGGTGTTTTTGAAGATACAGACCAAAATTCATCAGCTGCAGCACACGTCTAAGTTGACATCTTGGGTATATCAAATTACGCGAAATACGATCATAGACCATTTTCGAAAGCAACAAAGCCCTACGGTCGATGTGCTAGATATTGATATGCCAGAGGAAGAAGCCAATGATTTTAATTATTCAAAGTTGACCAACTGCATCAATCAGAAAATAGGCGAATTGTCTGCCCAGCATAAAGAAGCTATTGTATTGACCACCTTTCAAGAGTATTCTCAAAAGGAGTTGGCAAAGCACTTGAACATATCGTATTCGGGCACAAAATCTCGGGTGCAAAAAGCACGCGAAATATTAAAAATTCAGTTGCTCAGTTGTCCGAATGTTGCTGTTGATGGGACCGGTAAATTACTCGATTTTAAAAATAATGAAGATTAG
- a CDS encoding MATE family efflux transporter — protein MKTLVNFKSINALAIPATIAGIAEPLLSITDTAIVGNIPVDGLESLAAAGIVGSFLSMLIWILGQTRSAISSIISQYLGAGKLEEVKTLPAQAIYLNIALSILVLLSTIFVVQEIFELLNAKGKILQYCINYYSIRVWGFPLTLFVFAVMGIFRGLQNTYWPMVIAITGAVLNVILDFAFVYGIEGFIPAMYLEGAAYASLLAQAIMALMAFYLLWTKTDISLKLKLPMHQELGRLVVMSLNLFVRAIALNTALILAVREATALGDKYIGAHTIAINLWLFSAFFIDGYGAAGNIMGGRLLGERNYDGLWLLAKKITKYGLIVSLVIMALATIFYKPLGSLFSNEPLVLSAFYGIFYIIILGLPFNSTAFVLDGVFKGLGEMKYLRNTLLVATFLGFVPMLFLGKYLHWGLTGIWLAFTVWMFIRGAALVWKFRNKFKPLLQNP, from the coding sequence TTGAAAACTTTAGTAAATTTTAAATCTATAAATGCCTTGGCGATCCCGGCAACTATTGCGGGTATTGCAGAACCGCTATTATCCATAACCGATACGGCTATTGTGGGTAATATTCCGGTAGATGGGTTAGAGTCTCTTGCTGCTGCAGGTATTGTAGGCTCGTTTCTTTCGATGCTCATCTGGATTCTTGGACAAACACGTAGTGCCATATCTTCCATTATTTCACAATATTTAGGTGCTGGTAAATTAGAGGAAGTTAAAACATTACCCGCACAGGCTATTTACCTCAACATTGCTTTGAGCATTCTGGTTTTGCTATCTACCATTTTTGTTGTTCAAGAAATCTTCGAGCTCTTAAATGCCAAAGGAAAAATACTGCAATACTGCATTAACTACTACTCCATTCGCGTTTGGGGTTTTCCATTAACCTTATTTGTTTTCGCAGTGATGGGTATTTTCCGCGGATTACAGAATACCTATTGGCCCATGGTCATTGCTATTACTGGTGCAGTTTTAAACGTTATTCTAGATTTTGCTTTTGTATACGGAATTGAAGGATTCATCCCAGCTATGTATTTAGAAGGTGCAGCTTATGCGAGTTTGCTTGCTCAAGCGATTATGGCACTAATGGCGTTCTACCTACTTTGGACGAAGACCGATATTAGTTTAAAACTAAAATTACCTATGCACCAAGAACTTGGTCGTTTGGTAGTTATGAGCTTGAATTTATTTGTTCGTGCCATTGCCCTGAATACCGCGCTTATTCTTGCCGTTAGAGAAGCTACAGCACTTGGCGATAAATACATTGGTGCGCATACCATTGCTATAAATCTATGGCTATTTTCTGCCTTTTTTATTGATGGTTATGGTGCTGCCGGTAATATTATGGGCGGTCGATTATTGGGAGAACGTAATTATGACGGACTCTGGTTATTAGCGAAAAAGATTACGAAATACGGACTCATAGTCAGCCTTGTGATTATGGCTTTGGCTACTATTTTCTATAAACCCTTGGGTAGCTTATTCTCTAACGAACCCTTGGTGCTTTCTGCTTTTTACGGCATCTTCTATATTATTATACTGGGGCTACCTTTTAATAGTACTGCTTTTGTTTTAGACGGAGTTTTTAAAGGTCTTGGTGAAATGAAATATTTACGAAACACCTTGCTTGTTGCTACCTTTTTAGGCTTTGTGCCCATGCTGTTCTTAGGCAAATATCTTCATTGGGGGTTAACAGGTATATGGCTTGCCTTCACCGTTTGGATGTTTATTAGGGGCGCAGCACTCGTATGGAAATTCAGAAACAAGTTCAAACCTTTATTGCAAAATCCGTAA
- a CDS encoding succinylglutamate desuccinylase/aspartoacylase family protein codes for MSKLLFTLFMFLSITSGIAQNSFQDVFSNTKRPSKDNIRIEFQDHRNNKTYLPISILKGKSEGPVFTMVAGVHGFEYPPIVGVQELLREINIDDLKGTLIIIPIANTSSFFSRTSIVNPYDQVNLNGAFPGKSSGSVTQKIADFITTTIIPASDVFLDIHGGGVNEDLLPFALFYDNPNYPEQTKKARELTEISGFEYIVSYPFTLKDNEPAKYVFKQASQDGKIALSFESGKLGNVQKDAVSFIKNGVYNMLNNLDMYNKGTGPHANLVQLNNPTYISASETGLFYSNLKAGDAVTKGDIIGYITNEFGEKLKEYKADATGIILYKISTPPVNVDDTLFCISSSL; via the coding sequence ATGTCAAAGCTTCTTTTTACCCTTTTCATGTTTTTATCAATTACTTCGGGGATAGCTCAAAATAGCTTTCAAGATGTATTTTCAAACACAAAAAGACCATCAAAAGACAACATTCGTATAGAATTTCAAGATCATAGAAACAACAAAACCTATTTACCTATATCTATATTAAAAGGAAAGAGTGAAGGTCCTGTTTTTACCATGGTTGCCGGAGTACACGGCTTTGAATATCCGCCAATTGTAGGGGTTCAAGAGCTTTTAAGAGAAATCAATATCGATGACTTAAAAGGTACTTTGATAATTATACCTATTGCAAATACAAGTTCTTTCTTTTCAAGAACCTCTATTGTTAATCCGTATGACCAAGTGAATCTTAATGGTGCTTTTCCCGGGAAATCTTCTGGTAGCGTAACCCAGAAAATAGCCGATTTCATTACTACGACCATAATACCCGCTAGCGATGTATTTTTAGATATTCATGGTGGTGGTGTCAATGAAGATCTGCTTCCGTTTGCACTTTTCTACGATAACCCCAATTATCCGGAACAAACAAAAAAAGCTAGGGAACTTACAGAGATCAGCGGATTTGAATACATTGTTTCATATCCGTTCACTCTAAAGGACAACGAACCTGCAAAATATGTCTTTAAACAAGCCTCGCAAGATGGAAAAATAGCCTTGAGCTTTGAAAGCGGCAAATTGGGCAACGTACAGAAAGATGCCGTAAGCTTTATAAAAAACGGCGTATACAATATGCTGAACAACTTAGATATGTATAATAAAGGAACAGGACCACATGCCAACCTAGTACAACTAAACAACCCGACCTATATCAGCGCCTCCGAAACCGGACTTTTCTATAGCAACCTTAAAGCAGGTGATGCTGTTACAAAAGGTGATATCATAGGATATATTACGAACGAATTTGGCGAGAAACTCAAAGAATACAAAGCTGATGCAACTGGTATTATTCTGTATAAAATATCAACACCGCCAGTGAATGTAGATGATACGTTGTTTTGTATTAGTTCTAGTTTGTAG
- a CDS encoding universal stress protein, which translates to MMNILVPIGTSSNANQTLQYAVDFAQDFGAEIYVMDVFNVSGKTGTLTNITQKVAENSKERLKEIVATVDTKDVSIKIASFNGELKDGLKEIDKGIGIDLIILAPRSNDIKEENYLGQTSGAIIKRTNIPTLIVPKGTVYKSFKNILVAFKSGILKRKRILDPLIEMKNKHNANVNLLMVKTPGYSDDDLKINTALMDISSQLTFTENSTTYHGVLEHFQAKHPDLLCVFRRKRGFFKKLWEKSTISKSEFYAPVPVLVLSVKKD; encoded by the coding sequence ATGATGAATATTCTTGTTCCGATCGGGACCTCCTCAAATGCGAATCAAACATTACAATATGCAGTAGATTTTGCACAAGACTTTGGCGCAGAAATATATGTAATGGACGTTTTTAATGTCAGTGGAAAAACAGGAACGCTTACCAATATAACACAGAAGGTAGCCGAAAATTCGAAAGAAAGATTAAAGGAAATAGTAGCAACAGTAGATACAAAAGACGTCTCTATAAAAATAGCAAGCTTTAACGGTGAGCTAAAAGACGGACTAAAAGAAATTGATAAGGGTATAGGTATTGACCTTATTATTTTGGCACCAAGAAGTAATGATATTAAAGAAGAGAATTATTTAGGACAAACTTCTGGAGCCATTATTAAAAGAACGAACATACCAACGTTGATCGTACCAAAAGGTACAGTGTATAAGTCGTTTAAAAATATATTGGTAGCCTTTAAGTCTGGTATTCTAAAAAGAAAGAGAATTCTTGATCCGTTAATTGAGATGAAGAATAAGCACAACGCCAACGTAAATTTATTGATGGTGAAAACTCCCGGATATTCAGATGACGATTTAAAGATAAATACGGCATTGATGGACATCAGTTCACAGTTGACTTTCACAGAAAACTCAACTACGTACCATGGCGTTTTAGAGCATTTTCAAGCAAAACACCCCGATTTATTGTGTGTTTTTAGAAGAAAACGTGGTTTTTTCAAGAAATTATGGGAAAAGAGCACTATTTCAAAATCGGAGTTTTATGCCCCAGTACCGGTCTTGGTATTAAGTGTAAAGAAAGATTAA
- a CDS encoding tetratricopeptide repeat protein, producing MFTPIIRIILVISCIGMSIFFYSKNDFTNMAMTILAAGLFAYGYFQYGTVYAAFNQLKKNNFKKAEKLIAKVKNPRYLAKSHKSYYHFTKGIIAFENGDCDYGYSELTKALEIGLRTKNDTSIVLLNLAEIEFERKKLKEAEAFLKQLKEFKLKPLVKVEVDKLIEKINVERQKTELKN from the coding sequence ATGTTTACTCCTATCATCAGAATTATCCTTGTCATTTCATGTATTGGAATGTCAATATTTTTTTATTCAAAAAATGATTTTACTAATATGGCAATGACTATACTAGCAGCAGGTCTTTTCGCTTACGGTTACTTTCAGTATGGAACCGTATATGCAGCCTTCAATCAGCTAAAAAAAAATAACTTTAAAAAAGCCGAAAAGCTGATCGCAAAGGTTAAAAATCCACGTTACTTAGCTAAAAGTCATAAAAGTTACTACCACTTTACAAAAGGAATTATTGCTTTTGAGAATGGTGATTGTGATTATGGTTACTCCGAATTGACTAAAGCTTTGGAAATTGGACTGCGAACAAAAAATGACACTTCAATAGTACTATTGAATTTGGCTGAAATAGAATTCGAGCGTAAAAAGTTAAAAGAAGCAGAGGCTTTTTTGAAACAGCTAAAAGAATTTAAATTAAAACCATTGGTCAAAGTAGAGGTAGATAAATTGATTGAAAAAATAAATGTAGAAAGACAAAAAACTGAACTTAAAAACTAG
- a CDS encoding SMI1/KNR4 family protein — protein MTNLEIIKKLKESTFTDEDGEQYQLEFQEGLTDAEIKQLKEQFPSKNIDDEILEILKETRGWDGYGLEMVHFDSIGQFGFWELSANSLTLGHDGFGNHWILDLDGNGNTNKVFFACHDPAVFVVHSQSINEYLNHVLEFYQSPEECYLNEIHDKTVMTIWDENGLCSSKTEFANSNPGFKDFLKKFDGDEWTVADLREGRNKDGFAWGKFGANQFTERHPTELVWIIKNKKKGFLAKLFG, from the coding sequence ATGACAAATCTTGAAATAATTAAGAAACTCAAAGAATCAACCTTTACAGATGAGGATGGAGAACAATATCAACTTGAATTTCAAGAAGGATTAACCGATGCAGAAATTAAACAGCTAAAAGAACAATTTCCTAGTAAAAACATTGACGACGAAATACTAGAGATATTGAAAGAAACTAGAGGTTGGGATGGTTATGGACTTGAAATGGTTCATTTCGATTCCATTGGGCAGTTTGGCTTTTGGGAGTTATCAGCAAACTCTCTCACTCTTGGACACGATGGTTTTGGAAATCATTGGATTCTTGATTTAGATGGTAACGGAAACACGAATAAAGTATTTTTTGCTTGTCACGACCCAGCAGTTTTTGTTGTTCATTCACAAAGCATAAATGAATATTTAAACCATGTTTTAGAATTTTACCAAAGTCCTGAGGAGTGTTATTTGAATGAAATTCACGATAAAACCGTTATGACAATTTGGGATGAAAACGGACTATGTTCATCAAAAACCGAATTTGCAAATAGTAATCCTGGTTTCAAAGACTTCTTGAAAAAATTTGATGGAGATGAATGGACTGTAGCTGATCTAAGAGAAGGTAGAAATAAGGATGGCTTCGCTTGGGGAAAGTTTGGTGCTAATCAATTTACCGAAAGACATCCAACTGAATTAGTTTGGATCATAAAGAATAAAAAAAAAGGATTTTTAGCTAAACTTTTCGGATAA
- a CDS encoding GIY-YIG nuclease family protein produces MSYIYVLYSDVFKRFYVGMTDDLENRLVTHNSGKVKSTKPYVPWRIVHTEEYNNKQEARVREKYLKSAAGRRWKKSNIILGN; encoded by the coding sequence ATGAGTTATATATATGTTCTTTACAGCGATGTTTTTAAAAGGTTCTATGTTGGTATGACTGACGATTTAGAGAATCGTTTGGTAACACATAATTCTGGTAAAGTAAAAAGCACAAAGCCTTATGTACCTTGGCGAATTGTTCATACTGAAGAGTACAATAATAAACAAGAGGCTAGAGTAAGAGAAAAGTATTTAAAATCGGCTGCAGGAAGAAGATGGAAAAAGAGTAATATTATTTTGGGGAATTAG